A window of Cellulomonas sp. SLBN-39 genomic DNA:
GCGTCTCCCGCAGCACCTTCTTCAACTACTTCGCCGGCAAGGAGGCCGTCCTGTTCGACGGCGCCCCCGGCGAGCCCGCCGCCTGGCGCCCCCTCCTCGAGGCCCGGCCCGACGACGAGCCGACCTGGGACGCCCTGAGCGCCGTGCTGCTCGGCGTCAGCGAGGGCCGCGCCGACCGCATGGACCTGGTCCGCGCGCTCAAGCAGACCTCGCCCGCGCTGATCGCCTACTCCTCGGACCTGGGCGCCCGGTTCGCCGACGACCTGCGCCGCTGGGTGACCGACCGCGTCCCGCCCGCCGAGCGCCCCGCTGCCGCCCTCGCCGTGAACCTCGCGCTCGCCGCGCAGCAGACCGCGTACGAGCTGTGGGAGCCGGACGCGCCGTACGACGACTACCTCGCCGCGCTGCGCGCCTGCCTCGACCAGGTCCGCACCGGCATGGCCGGGCCGCGGCCGGGGTGAGCGCCCGCCCGCCCACGGCGGCCCGTGCCACGATGTGCTGCGCCCGCGACGCCGCGGTCGCGGCCGAGCCGAGGAGCGCTGCATGACACCCGAGCACGACGACGTCCGCGCCCGCATGAACGCCGGCGCGCTGTACCGCGACTTCGGCCCGGGCCTCGAGGCGCTCGAGGCCGAGCGGGTGCAGGGCAAGGAGCTCGCGCACGACTACAACGTGACGCGCCCCTCGCAGACCGCCGAGCGACGGGAGATCCTCGACCGGCTCTTCGGCACCCTCGGGCGCGAGGCCTGGGTCGAGCCGCCGCTGCACGTCGCCTACGGCTCGCACGTGCACGTCGGCGACGACTTCTACGCCAACTTCGGCACGACCTTCGTCGACGACGCGGACGTGCACGTCGGCGACCGCGTGATGTTCGGCCCCCACGTCACGATCACGACGGCCGGGCACCCCCTCGACCCCGACCTGCGTGCCACGCTGCAGCAGTACTCGCTGCCCGTGCGGATCGAGGACGACGTGTGGCTCGGTGCGCACGTCGTCGTGCTGCCCGGCGTGACCGTGGGGCGCGGGTCCGTCGTCGGCGCGGGGTCGGTCGTGACCCGTGACGTCCCGCCCGGCGTCGTCGCCGCCGGCGTGCCCTGCCGGGTGCTCCGCCCGCTCGGGCCCCAGGACGCCGACACCCGTCCGCGCGCACCTCGCGGGCCGGCCTGACGGCGGTGCCGCGGACCCGGGGGCCCGCGGCACCGCGGCACGTCAGTCGGCCAGGAACTCCAGGACGTCCGCGAGGAACGCCTCCTGGTACGCCCCGACGATGCCGTGCGGGGCGCCCGGGTACACGCGCAGCGTGCCCAGCCTCACCAGGTCGATCGCGCGGTACGCCGCCGCCGCGATCGGGACGATCTGGTCGTCGTCCCCGTGCGCGATCAGGATCGGCACGTCGAGCGCCTTCAGGTCCTCGGTGAAGTCCGTCTCGGAGAAGACCTTCACGCAGTCGTACGCCGCCTGCAGCCCCGCCAGCATGCCCTGCCGCCAGAAGTCGTCCCGCTGCCCCTGGGACACCGTCGACCCCTCCCGGTTCGCGCCGAAGAACGGCACCGCGAGGTCCTGGTAGAACTGCGACCGGTCGGCCAGCACCCCCGCACGGATCCCGTCGAACGCCTCGATCGGCGTGCCCTGCGGGTTGGCGGGCGACTGCAGCATCACCGGCGGCACCGCACCGGCCGTCACGACCTTCGTGACCCGGCCCGCGCCGTGGCGCGCCGCGTACCGGACGACCTCGCCGCCTCCCGTGGAGTGGCCGATCACCGCCAGGTCCGTCAGGTCGAGGGCCTCGACGAGCGTCGCGAGGTCCGCCGCGTAGGTGTCCATGTCGTGCCCGGCGCTGGTCCGGGTCGACCGGCCGTGACCGCGCCGGTCGTGCGCGATCGCGCGGTAGCCGTGGTCGGCGAGCACCTTCAGCTCGTGCTCCCAGGCGTCCGAGCACAGCGGCCAGCCGTGGCTCAGCACGACGGGGCGGCCCTGGCCGTGGTCCTGGTAGTAGATCTCGGTGCCGTCGGCCGTGGTGATCGTGGGCATGCGGGTCTCCTTCGCCAGAGAGGACGGTCGACGGGCCGACCGGCGCAGGGGCTGGAGCCGTCGCCGGGCTGGAGGTCACGGCCCCCACGGGGCCGTGTACCCCGCGTCGCCGTCCTGGCACGATCGAACCGCGCAGTGCCGCGCGCCCACCAGGAAGAACACCGGCAGGACTGGCGACGGACCTGCCCCGGCGAGAGGGGGCGGTGTGGACGAGGACCGGCTCGGCGCGCTGCTGCGCCAGCACCGGCAGGACGCGGACCTGACGATCGAGCAGCTCGCGCAGGCCTCGGGCGTCAGCGACCGCGGCATCGGCGACATCGAGCGCGGGGTCAGCCGTGGCCCCCAGCACCGGACCGTCGTCGCGCTCGCGGACGCGCTCGGCCTCGACGGCGACGCCCGGACGGTCCTCCTGCGCGCCGCCCGGGCGGGCCGGCGCCGGTCGCCCGCCCCGGCCCTGCAGGCCCTGCCGCTGCCGCGGCCCGTGGCCGACTTCACCGGGCGCGGGCGCGAGCGGCAGGTGCTGGGGACGGCGCTGCGCCGGGCCGCCCCGGGCGGGCCGTCGCCCCTCGTCGTCGTCACCGGCCCGCCCGGCTACGGCAAGACCACCCTCGGCGTGCAGGTCGCGCGGGACGTGCGGGACGGGTTCGACGACGCGCTCTTCGTCGACCTGCGCGGCGTCGACGAGCTGCCCGTGCCCGCGGACGAGGTGGTCCGCCGCGTCGGCGAGGCCCTGGCCCCCGGGACCACGCCCGTCGACCCCGTGGCCGCGGGCCGGCAGGTGCAGGCGCTGCTCACGGGCCGCCGGGTGCTCCTGGTGCTGGACAACGCCGCGTCGGAGGCGCAGGTGCGTCCCGTGGTGCCGCCCGAGGGGCCGGCGGCGGTGCTGGTCACCAGCCGGCGCACCCTCGCCGGGCTCGACGGCGTGACCCGCGTGGTGCTCGACCGGCTGGCCCCGCCGGACGCGGTGGCGCTGCTCGACCGGATCGCCCCCGGCCGCGGGGAGCCGGGCGACCTGGAGAGGCTGGCGGCGCTGTGCGACGGGGTGCCGCTCGCGCTGCGGGTGGCCGGCAACCGCGTCACCGCCCGGCCCGGGTGGGGCGTCGCGCACCTCGTGCAGCGCCTCGGCGCCGACGAGCGCCGCCTCGACGGGCTCGCCGCGGGCGACCTGCGCGTGGCCGCGGCGTTCGTCACCTCGTACGAGCAGCTCGGGTCGGGTGCGCAGCGGCTGTTCCGCCGGCTCGGGCTGCTCGACGCCCCGGACGCGGGGCCGGAGGTCGCGTCCGCGCTGGTCGGCGCCGACCTGTGGCGCACCGAGGACCTCCTCGACGAGCTGGTCGACCTCAGCCTGCTGCAGCACCGCCCCGGCGACCGCTACCAGCTGCACGACCTGCTGCGCCTGTTCGCCCGGCACGAGCTCGACCGCCAGGAGGGGCCGGACGGGACGGCGCAGGTGCGCGCGGCGCTCGACGCCCGGGTGCTCGGGGCGGTGGTCGCCCTGGGGCGGTGGTTCGAGCCCGACCTCGAGCCGGTCGCGTCGGACGACGACCTCGTCGCCGCGCGGGGCCCCGACGACGCGGGCGCGTGGCTGCGCGCCGAGGCCCCGACGTGGACGGCCGCGCTGCGCCGCGCGGCCGCGCACGGCGACCACGCCCGCGTCGTCGAGGTCGCCGACGCGCTGCACTGGTTCTCCGACCTGTGGGCCCACGGCGGGCCGTGGCTCGAGGTCTTCTCGCTCTCGGCGGCCGCCGCGCACGCGCTGGGCGACGACCGGCTCGTGGCGGTGCACGAGGGCTACCTCGCCTGGGTGCACCTGGAGTGCCGCAGCGACGTGACGACGGCGCTGGCCCACGCGGAGCGCGCCGAGCGGGCGGCGACCGGCACCGGGGACGACCGGGTGCTGGGGTGGGCGTGCCACTACCTCGCGTGGATCCGCTCGCGTGCCGGCCACCTCGAGAGCGCGGCGGTCGACGCCCGCCGCGCGGTCCACCACCTCGGCGCCGCGGGCGACCGCGAGGGTGTCCCGCAGGCGATGCTCGCCCTCGCCGGCGTGCTGGTCCGGCAGGGCGACGTCGAGGGGGGTGTCGACGTCGTGCGGCGCACGATCGTCACGCTCGAGGACCCCCGGACCCGGCCGCGCGCGCAGGTGGCGGTCTTCACGGACGGCAGCGCCCAGCTGTACCTGGCCGCGTACCTCGCGCTGCTGGGGCGGTGGGACGAGGTGCACGCCGCGGCGACGCGGGGTCTGGAGGTCGCGGCCGAGCTCGGACTGGTCCGCACGGCGGCGGGGGGCCACCTGCACCGGGGCTGGGCGGCGCTCGAGCAGGGCGACCCGGCGGCGGCCGCGGTCGACCTGCGGGCCGCGCTCGCGCTGCGCGAGCAGATGCGCGACGAGGTCGGTGCGACCCGGGCGGCCGAGCTCCTGGCGCGTGCGGAGGCCCTGCTCGGGGCGTGAGGCGCGCGGACCCGGCGGCCCGTCAGCCGGTGCGGTGGTGCGGCGGCGTCTCGTAGAGGGCGTGCTCGGTGTGCTGCAGCACGTTGGTCACGAGGGCGGCGACGTGCTCGTCGGGCTGGCCGTACCAGACGGTGGTGCCGTCGCGGCGGGCGGTGACGAGCCGGCCCGCACGCAGGCGGGCGAGGTGCTGGGAGACGGCCGGGACGGGGCGGTCGAGGGCCTCGGCGATCGCGGTCACGGACATCTCGGTGCCGTCGAGCATGGCCAGCACCGCGAGGCGGGTGCGGTCCGCGAGCAGGCGCAGCACGTCGACGGCGTGCGCGAGCTCGACGTCGGGCGGCACGGCGGCCGTCGGCGGCGGCGGCGCGGCGTCCGTGGTGTGGGTGTCCACGCCCCCATGCTGGCACGTGCTCACGCGCGGGCGGCGGCCGGGGCGTCGTCCGGCGCGGGGGCGACCGCGGGTGTGCGGGGCCACAGGGACGCGCCGAGCGCGGTCGCGGCGGCGGCCACGACCGCGGCGACCGCCGCTGCCGTGCCGGGTCCGTGCACGCCGACCCACCCGACCAGCGGGTAGGTCACCAGCCAGCAGGCGTGCGAGAGCGAGAAGTGCGCGGCGAACGTCGCCGGCAGGTCGACGGGCGCGACGCTGCGGCGCAGGATGCGCCCGGCGGGCGTCTCGACGGCGGCCCAGCCGACGCCGACCAGCGCCCAGAGCGCCCCGACGGCGACGAGCCCGGCGGGTGCGGGCGGGGCGAGCAGCACCGCGGCGGCGGCGGCCGTGGTGACGGTCAGGAGGGCCGCGCCGGTGAGCATGA
This region includes:
- a CDS encoding metalloregulator ArsR/SmtB family transcription factor; its protein translation is MDTHTTDAAPPPPTAAVPPDVELAHAVDVLRLLADRTRLAVLAMLDGTEMSVTAIAEALDRPVPAVSQHLARLRAGRLVTARRDGTTVWYGQPDEHVAALVTNVLQHTEHALYETPPHHRTG
- a CDS encoding helix-turn-helix domain-containing protein, whose translation is MDEDRLGALLRQHRQDADLTIEQLAQASGVSDRGIGDIERGVSRGPQHRTVVALADALGLDGDARTVLLRAARAGRRRSPAPALQALPLPRPVADFTGRGRERQVLGTALRRAAPGGPSPLVVVTGPPGYGKTTLGVQVARDVRDGFDDALFVDLRGVDELPVPADEVVRRVGEALAPGTTPVDPVAAGRQVQALLTGRRVLLVLDNAASEAQVRPVVPPEGPAAVLVTSRRTLAGLDGVTRVVLDRLAPPDAVALLDRIAPGRGEPGDLERLAALCDGVPLALRVAGNRVTARPGWGVAHLVQRLGADERRLDGLAAGDLRVAAAFVTSYEQLGSGAQRLFRRLGLLDAPDAGPEVASALVGADLWRTEDLLDELVDLSLLQHRPGDRYQLHDLLRLFARHELDRQEGPDGTAQVRAALDARVLGAVVALGRWFEPDLEPVASDDDLVAARGPDDAGAWLRAEAPTWTAALRRAAAHGDHARVVEVADALHWFSDLWAHGGPWLEVFSLSAAAAHALGDDRLVAVHEGYLAWVHLECRSDVTTALAHAERAERAATGTGDDRVLGWACHYLAWIRSRAGHLESAAVDARRAVHHLGAAGDREGVPQAMLALAGVLVRQGDVEGGVDVVRRTIVTLEDPRTRPRAQVAVFTDGSAQLYLAAYLALLGRWDEVHAAATRGLEVAAELGLVRTAAGGHLHRGWAALEQGDPAAAAVDLRAALALREQMRDEVGATRAAELLARAEALLGA
- a CDS encoding alpha/beta fold hydrolase: MPTITTADGTEIYYQDHGQGRPVVLSHGWPLCSDAWEHELKVLADHGYRAIAHDRRGHGRSTRTSAGHDMDTYAADLATLVEALDLTDLAVIGHSTGGGEVVRYAARHGAGRVTKVVTAGAVPPVMLQSPANPQGTPIEAFDGIRAGVLADRSQFYQDLAVPFFGANREGSTVSQGQRDDFWRQGMLAGLQAAYDCVKVFSETDFTEDLKALDVPILIAHGDDDQIVPIAAAAYRAIDLVRLGTLRVYPGAPHGIVGAYQEAFLADVLEFLAD
- a CDS encoding sugar O-acetyltransferase, whose product is MTPEHDDVRARMNAGALYRDFGPGLEALEAERVQGKELAHDYNVTRPSQTAERREILDRLFGTLGREAWVEPPLHVAYGSHVHVGDDFYANFGTTFVDDADVHVGDRVMFGPHVTITTAGHPLDPDLRATLQQYSLPVRIEDDVWLGAHVVVLPGVTVGRGSVVGAGSVVTRDVPPGVVAAGVPCRVLRPLGPQDADTRPRAPRGPA
- a CDS encoding TetR/AcrR family transcriptional regulator; this encodes MEEPTPGLRARKKQATWTALRRAALDLFRTHGYDAVTVEQIAAAAGVSRSTFFNYFAGKEAVLFDGAPGEPAAWRPLLEARPDDEPTWDALSAVLLGVSEGRADRMDLVRALKQTSPALIAYSSDLGARFADDLRRWVTDRVPPAERPAAALAVNLALAAQQTAYELWEPDAPYDDYLAALRACLDQVRTGMAGPRPG